In one window of Nocardia brasiliensis DNA:
- a CDS encoding molybdopterin-dependent oxidoreductase, protein MSTEQARRPESAGPSARTDDDWHKSACILCECNCGIEIKLDGRKLSRIRGDKDHPASGGYTCEKALRLDFYQNGRHRITTPLRRAADGTYEEISWDTALSEITAKLLAVRARHGGDKIFFYGGGGQGNHLGGAYGKALMAALGAKYYSNALAQEKTGEMWVDGKLYGGHTKGDFEHAEVVLFLGKNPWQSHSFPRARPTLKAIAADPARAMIVIDPRRSETARLADFHLQVRPGTDAWCVSAMLAVLVEEDLLDHAFLRAHTTGLAPVLAALATIPVAEFAAHCGVPEELLRTATRRFAAARSATTYEDLGIQQAPHSTLVSYLNKLLWILTGNFGRPGTMYLHSTLAAVAGTGGAPKGKPAKGISKQWRKVIAETTARGATALSALLPTLATAPVTAAPTRRLTRTLLRTAVPALAGNLGGMGGGSAAGGKTTPVTGARIIAGLVPCNSITEEILTDHPDRFRAMWIDSSNPVHSLADSERMRTAMRSLELSVVIDVALTETARVADYVLPASSQFEKWESTFFNVEFPHNTFQLRPPVLDPLPGTRAESDIYTGVIRELGLVDPALVDRLVRARENGTDTFALTFFSAVAGNPSLLNLAPYLLHEALGPHLPAGAANAATLWGAAHLCAFANPAAVRRAGFTGTGIEPGERLFDAILTRHAGVTFTVDTWDDVWAYVKRRDRRFTVHIPELIAELDQLRVTPPDFTTDEYPFTLSAGERRAFTANTIIRDPGWRRRGGDGELRISPADAAELALRDGTRVTVITETGRATAVVEISDMMQQGHLSLPNGMGLDTTDGSGAPIRTGVAANELTSVERRDRFAGTPWHKNVPARIEPARD, encoded by the coding sequence GTGTCCACAGAGCAGGCGCGTCGCCCAGAGTCCGCCGGACCGTCGGCGCGCACCGATGACGACTGGCACAAGTCCGCCTGCATTCTGTGCGAGTGCAACTGCGGCATCGAGATCAAGCTCGACGGCCGCAAGCTGAGCCGCATCCGCGGCGACAAGGACCATCCCGCCTCGGGCGGCTACACCTGCGAGAAGGCCCTGCGGCTGGACTTCTACCAGAACGGCAGGCACCGCATCACCACTCCCCTGCGCCGCGCGGCCGACGGCACCTACGAGGAAATCAGCTGGGACACAGCCCTTTCGGAGATCACCGCGAAACTGCTGGCGGTTCGGGCGCGGCACGGCGGCGACAAGATCTTCTTCTACGGCGGTGGCGGGCAGGGCAATCACCTCGGCGGCGCCTACGGCAAGGCGCTGATGGCGGCGCTGGGCGCGAAATACTACTCGAACGCGCTGGCGCAGGAGAAGACCGGCGAGATGTGGGTGGACGGCAAGCTGTACGGCGGCCACACGAAGGGCGATTTCGAGCATGCCGAGGTCGTGCTGTTCCTCGGCAAGAATCCGTGGCAGTCGCACAGCTTCCCGCGCGCCCGTCCGACCCTGAAAGCCATTGCCGCCGACCCGGCACGGGCGATGATCGTCATCGATCCGCGGCGCAGCGAGACCGCGCGGCTGGCCGACTTCCATCTTCAGGTGCGCCCCGGCACCGACGCATGGTGCGTCTCGGCCATGCTGGCGGTGCTGGTCGAAGAGGATCTGCTCGATCACGCCTTCCTGCGCGCGCACACCACCGGCCTCGCGCCGGTGCTCGCCGCGCTGGCCACCATCCCGGTGGCAGAGTTCGCCGCGCACTGCGGTGTCCCGGAAGAGCTGTTGCGCACCGCGACTCGCCGCTTCGCCGCGGCCCGCAGCGCCACCACCTACGAAGACCTCGGCATCCAGCAGGCGCCGCACAGCACGCTGGTGTCGTATCTGAACAAGCTGCTGTGGATTCTCACCGGCAATTTCGGCCGCCCCGGCACCATGTATCTGCATTCGACCCTCGCCGCGGTCGCGGGCACCGGTGGCGCGCCGAAAGGCAAGCCGGCCAAGGGAATCAGCAAGCAGTGGCGCAAGGTGATCGCCGAGACGACCGCGCGCGGCGCGACCGCGCTGTCCGCGCTGCTGCCCACCCTCGCCACCGCGCCGGTGACCGCCGCGCCGACGCGCCGCCTCACCCGGACGCTGCTGCGGACCGCGGTGCCCGCGCTGGCGGGCAATCTCGGCGGGATGGGCGGCGGCAGTGCCGCGGGCGGCAAGACCACGCCGGTCACCGGCGCGCGCATCATCGCCGGTCTGGTGCCCTGTAACTCGATCACCGAGGAGATCCTGACCGATCACCCGGACCGGTTCCGCGCGATGTGGATCGACAGCTCCAATCCGGTGCACTCACTGGCGGATTCGGAGCGGATGCGCACGGCAATGCGCAGCCTCGAGCTCTCGGTGGTGATCGACGTGGCGCTGACCGAGACCGCGCGGGTCGCCGACTACGTATTGCCGGCGAGCAGCCAGTTCGAGAAGTGGGAGTCGACCTTCTTCAATGTCGAGTTCCCGCACAACACCTTTCAGCTGCGCCCGCCGGTACTCGACCCGTTGCCGGGCACGCGAGCCGAGTCCGACATCTACACGGGTGTCATTCGGGAACTGGGACTTGTCGATCCGGCGCTGGTCGATCGCCTGGTCCGGGCGCGCGAGAACGGCACGGACACCTTCGCCCTGACCTTCTTCAGCGCGGTCGCGGGCAATCCGTCCCTGCTGAATCTCGCACCTTATCTGCTGCACGAGGCGCTCGGCCCGCACCTGCCCGCGGGCGCGGCCAACGCGGCCACACTGTGGGGCGCCGCGCACCTGTGCGCCTTCGCCAACCCGGCCGCGGTGCGCCGGGCCGGCTTCACCGGCACCGGAATCGAGCCCGGTGAGCGGCTTTTCGACGCCATCCTCACCCGGCACGCCGGTGTCACCTTCACCGTCGACACCTGGGACGACGTCTGGGCCTACGTCAAACGCCGGGACCGCCGGTTCACCGTGCACATTCCCGAGCTGATCGCCGAGCTCGACCAGTTGCGCGTCACGCCACCGGATTTCACCACCGACGAGTACCCGTTCACGTTGTCCGCCGGCGAGCGCCGGGCGTTCACCGCCAACACCATCATCCGGGATCCGGGGTGGCGACGGCGCGGTGGCGACGGCGAACTACGGATAAGCCCCGCCGACGCGGCCGAACTCGCGCTGCGCGACGGAACGCGAGTCACCGTGATCACCGAAACCGGCCGGGCCACAGCCGTGGTAGAGATCAGCGACATGATGCAGCAGGGTCACCTCTCACTCCCCAACGGCATGGGCCTGGACACCACCGACGGCAGCGGAGCGCCGATCCGAACCGGGGTCGCCGCCAACGAACTGACCTCGGTCGAGCGACGCGACCGGTTCGCGGGCACGCCGTGGCACAAGAACGTGCCCGCACGAATCGAGCCGGCCCGCGACTGA